A stretch of DNA from Calditrichota bacterium:
GAAAAAGCGCGCCCGTTCCGAGCCCGGCACCTTCTGCGCGGCAAGCACCACTCCGAAGGCAGCTGCCACGCCAATGGCCGGAGCACCCCGAATGCGCAGATGCTCGATCGCCTCTGCCACCGCTTCATAGGTATCCAAATCAAGGTAAACAAGCTCGCCAGGCAACTTTGTCTGAT
This window harbors:
- a CDS encoding S-methyl-5-thioribose-1-phosphate isomerase, whose translation is MNVKALEWVDGKLRIIDQTKLPGELVYLDLDTYEAVAEAIEHLRIRGAPAIGVAAAFGVVLAAQKVPGSERARFF